In the genome of Pseudomonas sp. HS6, one region contains:
- a CDS encoding polyurethanase, with translation MGLFDYKKADGKALYSDAIALTLYSYTPTGQPLPGTGWAPLGAKALGYQGKTDAKGTFFGEKDGFTSAEAEVLGKYDAAGKLIGIGVAFRGTGGLGYSDTFGDMKNNLLAAIGPVDYAKNYAKNAFDNLLKSVAAFASVHGIAAKDVLISGHSLGGLGVNSVAELSASDWGGFFKDANYISFASPTQSSTGTNVLNIGFENDPVFRVLDGTTFSTASMGKHDKPHDSTTDNIVNFNENYASTAQNLVPFSIVNPLNWSAHSSLGYADGLNRVIDSKFYNLTSQDSTIIVSNLEASSRGKTWVEDLGRSGEPHTGTTFIIGTDSNDWLKGGAGNDFLEGRAGDDLFRDDGGFNILLGGQGHNTFDLQKPLQNFSFANDGDGTLYVRDAYGGISMTRDIGALVSKESGSWWSSKEITWTVTGKGLANGSELTQYNHSLNGGALGETLKATADGDWLFGLGGDDHLFSDKAHVTFVGGAGNDVMNAVGGNNTFLFSGAFGFDAINGYQGSDKLVFMGVQGAGQGYDYKQHASQSGADTVLKIGEYAVTLVGVGVANLSDSSFVFA, from the coding sequence ATGGGATTGTTCGATTACAAAAAAGCCGACGGCAAAGCGTTGTACAGCGATGCCATCGCGCTGACGCTGTATTCCTACACGCCGACCGGGCAGCCTTTGCCCGGCACCGGTTGGGCGCCGCTTGGCGCCAAGGCACTGGGTTATCAAGGAAAGACCGACGCGAAAGGCACGTTCTTCGGCGAGAAGGACGGCTTCACCAGCGCCGAGGCGGAAGTGCTCGGCAAATACGATGCGGCGGGCAAGCTGATCGGTATCGGCGTAGCCTTTCGCGGCACCGGGGGGCTGGGTTACAGCGACACCTTCGGAGACATGAAAAACAACCTGCTGGCAGCGATCGGGCCGGTAGATTACGCCAAGAACTATGCGAAGAACGCCTTCGACAACCTGCTCAAATCCGTCGCCGCGTTTGCCTCGGTCCATGGCATCGCTGCCAAGGACGTGCTGATCAGCGGTCACAGCCTTGGCGGTCTCGGGGTCAACAGCGTGGCGGAGTTGAGCGCGAGCGACTGGGGCGGGTTTTTCAAGGACGCCAACTACATTTCGTTCGCCTCGCCGACCCAGAGCAGCACCGGCACCAACGTGCTGAACATCGGCTTTGAGAACGATCCGGTGTTCCGCGTGCTCGACGGCACCACGTTCAGCACGGCGTCGATGGGCAAACACGACAAGCCGCACGATTCGACCACCGACAACATCGTCAACTTCAACGAAAACTACGCGTCCACCGCGCAGAACCTGGTGCCGTTCAGTATCGTCAATCCGCTGAACTGGTCGGCCCACAGCTCGCTGGGTTATGCCGATGGCCTGAACCGGGTGATCGACTCGAAGTTCTACAACCTCACCAGCCAGGATTCGACCATCATCGTGTCCAACCTGGAAGCCTCATCCCGGGGCAAGACCTGGGTCGAAGATCTGGGCCGCAGCGGCGAACCACACACCGGCACCACCTTCATCATCGGCACCGACAGCAACGACTGGCTCAAGGGCGGGGCGGGCAACGACTTCCTCGAAGGCCGCGCCGGTGATGATCTGTTCCGCGATGACGGAGGCTTCAACATCCTGCTCGGTGGCCAGGGCCACAACACCTTCGATCTGCAGAAGCCGTTACAGAACTTCAGCTTTGCCAACGACGGTGACGGCACGCTATACGTGCGCGACGCCTACGGCGGTATCAGCATGACTCGCGACATCGGCGCGCTGGTGAGCAAGGAGTCGGGGTCGTGGTGGAGCAGCAAGGAAATCACCTGGACCGTCACCGGCAAAGGCCTGGCCAATGGCAGCGAGCTGACCCAGTACAACCATTCGCTCAATGGCGGCGCACTCGGCGAGACGCTCAAAGCCACCGCTGACGGCGACTGGCTGTTCGGCCTGGGCGGCGACGATCACTTGTTCAGCGACAAGGCCCACGTGACCTTCGTCGGCGGCGCCGGCAACGACGTGATGAATGCGGTAGGTGGCAACAACACTTTCCTGTTCAGCGGTGCGTTCGGCTTCGATGCGATCAATGGCTACCAGGGCAGCGACAAACTGGTGTTCATGGGCGTTCAGGGCGCAGGGCAAGGCTACGACTACAAGCAACACGCTTCGCAGTCCGGCGCCGACACCGTGCTGAAGATTGGCGAGTATGCCGTGACCCTGGTCGGGGTGGGTGTGGCTAATCTGTCCGACTCGAGCTTCGTGTTCGCCTGA
- a CDS encoding autotransporter serine protease, giving the protein MKNNNTPAQSGGCFRLKTLNRALLCALATWGSAHAAPYVENGRAGDAASWRSAEFKADWGLGAIGADYAYAAGYTGKNVKLGIFDQPVYAAHPEFSGTNKVVTLVTSGIREYTDPYIPVKAGDAFRYDGSPSVGSDGKLGAHGTHVGGIAAGSRDGGPMHGVAFGAQIISADNGDPGPEDGIVRGNDGAVYKAGWDALIASGARIINNSWGIGITDRFDLGGRNPAYPHFTVNDAQVQFNEIRTLLGTKPGGAYDGAIAAARSGIVTIFAAGNDYNLNNPDAIAGLGYFVPDIAPNWITVAALQRNPDQASSNPYIMSTFSSRCGYTASFCVSAPGTQIYSSIISGTNADNLTTGYKNYNGTSMAAPHVAGSMAVLMERFPYMSGDQVASVLRTTATDLGAPGIDALYGWGMINLRKGIDGPAMFVTEQDIPEEFRIQGAYGSGQFVADLPGIGAIIDAGKPTQRVCTDITCGLDTWRNDISGHGGLTKQGIGTLVMTGANTYTGPTLVNQGRLAINGSLQSAVTVNDGGILGGNGRIAALTANSGGIVAPGNSIGTLNVAGDVTFVPGSTYAVEVSPTSSDRIIAGGKAVIEGATVTMSLENSPTLLTTGEVKSLLGTQFNILQAAGGIEGQFGQVLPDYAFLGGTLAYSASGVQLDVGRNGASFASVGLTPNQRAVGAAAERLGAGNALFETLLLSPTAAVAQDAFQQLSGEIHPAIGTMLINDSHYLRDAVGERLRERDLFDAGAPTDDRSNAWLKVLGAWGKSDGGYKNADSNSSISGLLAGVDGLIAEDTRLGFVTGYSDSSLSMGKGTHSSASADSYHLGAYLGHQIDALRLTAGAAYSWHRIDVKRDLQFAGVSGKQKTKRDATTGQLFTEAAYDLGLQPMNLEPFANLAYVHLNSDSFTEKGDAAALKGGEDNRDAVLSTLGVRAKRTFALSDKHQLELGATLGWQHNLSSVDSDSHLAFVNGNSAFTVQSVSMDRDAAVVGVRAGLALNRDVRVNLDYNGLIGSNEKDHGVGLTLDWQF; this is encoded by the coding sequence ATGAAAAATAACAACACCCCCGCGCAATCGGGTGGCTGCTTTCGCCTGAAAACTCTCAATCGCGCCTTGCTTTGCGCCTTGGCCACCTGGGGTAGCGCACACGCTGCGCCCTACGTGGAAAACGGCCGGGCAGGGGATGCCGCCAGTTGGCGCAGCGCCGAGTTCAAGGCGGATTGGGGCCTGGGTGCCATCGGCGCGGACTACGCCTATGCCGCCGGTTACACCGGCAAAAACGTGAAACTGGGCATCTTCGACCAGCCGGTGTACGCCGCTCACCCGGAGTTTTCCGGCACGAACAAAGTCGTGACCCTGGTCACCAGCGGCATTCGCGAATACACCGACCCGTACATCCCGGTCAAAGCCGGGGACGCGTTCCGTTATGACGGTTCGCCCTCGGTCGGTTCCGACGGCAAGCTTGGCGCCCACGGCACACACGTTGGCGGTATCGCCGCCGGCAGCCGTGACGGCGGCCCGATGCACGGTGTGGCGTTCGGTGCGCAGATCATCAGCGCCGACAACGGCGACCCGGGCCCGGAAGACGGCATTGTGCGCGGCAACGATGGCGCGGTGTACAAGGCCGGCTGGGATGCGCTGATCGCCAGTGGCGCGCGGATCATCAACAACAGCTGGGGCATCGGCATCACCGACCGTTTCGACCTCGGCGGCCGTAACCCGGCGTACCCGCATTTCACCGTCAACGACGCACAGGTGCAGTTCAACGAGATCCGCACACTGCTCGGCACCAAACCCGGCGGCGCCTACGACGGCGCTATCGCCGCCGCGCGTAGCGGAATCGTGACGATTTTCGCCGCAGGCAACGACTACAACCTGAACAACCCGGACGCCATCGCCGGCCTCGGTTACTTCGTGCCGGACATCGCGCCGAACTGGATCACCGTCGCCGCGCTGCAACGAAACCCGGATCAGGCCAGTAGCAATCCGTACATCATGAGCACGTTCTCTTCGCGCTGCGGCTACACCGCGAGTTTCTGCGTCTCGGCACCGGGCACGCAGATCTATAGCTCGATCATCAGCGGCACCAATGCCGACAACCTGACCACGGGCTACAAAAACTACAACGGCACCTCGATGGCCGCGCCGCATGTGGCCGGTTCCATGGCGGTGTTGATGGAGCGCTTCCCGTACATGTCTGGTGATCAGGTCGCCAGCGTGTTGCGCACCACCGCCACCGACCTCGGCGCACCGGGCATCGACGCCCTGTACGGCTGGGGCATGATCAACCTGCGCAAGGGTATCGACGGCCCGGCGATGTTCGTCACCGAGCAGGACATTCCCGAAGAGTTCCGCATCCAGGGCGCCTATGGCTCCGGCCAGTTTGTGGCGGACCTGCCAGGCATCGGCGCGATCATCGACGCCGGCAAGCCCACCCAGCGTGTGTGCACTGACATCACCTGCGGGCTCGACACCTGGCGCAACGACATTTCCGGTCACGGTGGCTTGACCAAGCAAGGTATAGGCACCCTGGTGATGACCGGCGCCAATACCTACACCGGCCCGACCTTGGTGAATCAGGGGCGACTGGCGATCAATGGCTCGCTGCAATCGGCGGTCACGGTCAACGACGGCGGCATCCTTGGCGGTAACGGACGCATTGCGGCGCTGACCGCGAACAGCGGCGGTATTGTCGCGCCGGGCAACTCCATCGGCACCTTGAACGTGGCCGGTGACGTGACCTTCGTGCCGGGTTCGACCTATGCGGTGGAAGTGTCCCCGACCAGCAGCGACCGCATCATCGCCGGTGGCAAAGCGGTGATCGAAGGGGCGACGGTAACCATGTCGCTGGAAAACAGCCCGACGCTCTTGACCACGGGTGAAGTGAAAAGCCTGCTTGGCACACAGTTCAACATCTTGCAGGCAGCAGGCGGCATTGAAGGGCAGTTCGGACAAGTGTTGCCCGACTACGCGTTCCTCGGCGGCACCCTGGCTTACTCGGCGAGCGGTGTGCAACTGGACGTCGGGCGTAACGGCGCGTCGTTCGCCAGTGTCGGCCTGACCCCGAACCAGCGTGCTGTCGGTGCGGCCGCCGAACGTCTGGGCGCGGGCAATGCGTTGTTCGAAACCCTGCTGCTGTCGCCGACTGCCGCTGTCGCTCAGGACGCTTTCCAGCAACTGTCCGGCGAGATTCACCCGGCCATCGGCACGATGCTGATCAACGACAGCCATTACCTGCGCGATGCCGTGGGTGAACGCCTGCGCGAGCGCGATCTGTTCGACGCCGGTGCACCGACCGATGACCGCAGCAACGCCTGGCTCAAAGTGCTGGGTGCCTGGGGCAAGAGTGATGGCGGCTATAAAAATGCCGACTCCAACAGCTCCATCAGCGGTTTGCTGGCCGGTGTCGACGGTTTGATCGCTGAAGATACCCGTCTGGGTTTCGTTACTGGTTATAGCGACAGCTCGCTGAGCATGGGCAAAGGTACACATTCGTCGGCATCGGCCGATAGTTATCACTTGGGTGCGTACCTGGGGCATCAGATCGATGCGCTGCGCCTGACCGCCGGTGCGGCTTACAGCTGGCATCGCATAGACGTCAAACGTGATCTGCAATTTGCCGGCGTCAGCGGCAAGCAGAAGACCAAACGCGATGCGACTACCGGGCAACTGTTCACGGAAGCGGCATATGACCTGGGCCTGCAACCAATGAACCTGGAGCCGTTCGCCAACCTGGCCTATGTGCACCTCAACAGTGACAGCTTCACCGAGAAGGGTGATGCCGCCGCACTGAAGGGCGGTGAAGACAACCGCGATGCTGTGCTGTCGACCCTCGGCGTTCGCGCCAAGCGCACGTTTGCCCTGTCGGACAAACATCAGCTTGAACTGGGCGCGACACTGGGCTGGCAGCACAACCTGAGCAGCGTGGATTCCGACAGCCACTTGGCCTTCGTCAATGGCAACAGCGCGTTCACCGTGCAAAGTGTGTCGATGGATCGAGATGCAGCGGTGGTCGGCGTACGCGCCGGGCTGGCGCTGAATCGCGATGTCCGGGTGAACCTGGACTACAACGGACTGATCGGCTCCAACGAGAAGGACCACGGTGTGGGCCTGACGCTGGACTGGCAGTTCTAA
- a CDS encoding TolC family outer membrane protein, translated as MFGCMNKLSMLAAAFALLAGNSALAAMGPFEIYEQALRNDPVFLGAIKERDAGLENRAIGRAGLLPKLGYNYNKGHNTSKATSLDERARNRTEERNYDSYGSTLTLQQPLLDYEAYAAYRKGVAQSLFADENFRGKSQELLVRVLDNYTKALFAQDQIDIAQAKKKAYEQQFQQNEHMFKQGEGTRTDILEAESRYELATAEEIEARNEQDAALRELGALVGVPAVNITDLAPLDQNFQTFALMPANYDTWHELAISNNPNLASQRQAVEVARYEVERNRAGHFPKVNAYAAMRQNESESGNTYNQRYETNTIGFEVSVPLYAGGGVSASTRQASRTMEQAEYELDGKTRETLIELRRQFSACLSGVNKLRAYQKALTSAEALVVSTKQSILGGERTNLDALNAEQQLFTTRRDLAQARYDYLMAWTKLHYYAGTLSEQDLARVDEAFGVARR; from the coding sequence ATGTTCGGCTGTATGAATAAGCTTTCCATGCTGGCGGCAGCGTTCGCGCTGCTCGCGGGCAACAGTGCGTTGGCGGCCATGGGGCCGTTCGAGATTTACGAACAGGCGTTGCGCAATGATCCGGTGTTCCTCGGCGCGATCAAGGAACGCGATGCAGGCCTTGAAAACCGGGCCATTGGCCGAGCCGGACTGTTGCCCAAACTGGGTTACAACTACAACAAGGGCCACAACACGTCGAAGGCCACGTCGCTCGACGAACGCGCACGCAACCGAACAGAGGAGCGCAACTACGACAGTTACGGCTCGACGCTGACCCTGCAACAACCGCTGCTCGACTACGAAGCCTATGCCGCCTATCGCAAAGGTGTGGCGCAGTCGCTGTTCGCCGACGAGAACTTTCGGGGCAAGAGCCAGGAGCTGTTGGTGCGGGTGCTCGACAACTACACCAAAGCCTTGTTCGCCCAGGACCAGATCGACATCGCCCAAGCCAAGAAAAAGGCCTACGAGCAGCAGTTCCAACAGAACGAACACATGTTCAAGCAGGGCGAAGGCACGCGCACCGACATTCTCGAAGCCGAGTCGCGCTATGAACTGGCGACCGCCGAAGAGATCGAAGCCCGCAACGAACAAGATGCTGCCTTGCGTGAACTGGGTGCACTGGTCGGCGTGCCGGCGGTGAACATCACTGACCTGGCACCCCTGGATCAGAACTTCCAGACCTTCGCTTTGATGCCGGCCAACTACGACACCTGGCACGAACTGGCGATCAGCAACAACCCGAATCTGGCCTCACAACGCCAGGCCGTGGAAGTGGCCCGTTATGAAGTCGAGCGCAACCGCGCAGGGCATTTTCCGAAAGTGAATGCCTACGCCGCGATGCGCCAGAACGAGTCGGAAAGTGGCAACACCTACAACCAGCGCTACGAGACCAACACCATCGGTTTCGAGGTCAGCGTGCCGTTGTATGCCGGTGGTGGTGTGTCGGCCTCGACTCGTCAGGCCAGCCGCACCATGGAGCAGGCCGAATATGAACTGGACGGCAAAACCCGTGAAACGCTGATCGAACTGCGTCGTCAGTTCAGTGCCTGCCTGTCTGGTGTCAACAAACTGCGCGCCTACCAGAAAGCCCTGACCTCGGCCGAGGCCCTGGTGGTTTCGACCAAGCAAAGCATCCTCGGCGGTGAGCGGACCAACCTGGACGCGCTCAATGCTGAACAACAACTGTTTACTACCCGTCGCGATCTGGCTCAGGCCCGTTATGACTACCTCATGGCCTGGACCAAATTGCATTACTACGCGGGTACCTTGAGCGAACAGGATCTGGCTCGGGTGGATGAGGCATTTGGGGTGGCCCGACGTTGA
- a CDS encoding autotransporter serine protease: MEVHIKPISVGTLLLVISATQAQAQYLESGKPGDPASWRSAEFQRDWGLGRMQADQAYAAGITGKGVKIGALDSGFYAAHPEFTSDRYHPVSASGSYVDGSLFTVNGTLNPNNDSHGTHVVGTMGAARDGTGMHGVAFNAQIYVGNTNKNDSFLFGPNPDPRYFKAAYDALADAGVRAINNSWGSQPPDVSYRTLADLHAAYAQHWNKGTWLDAAAYVSRRGVINVFSAGNSGYPNASVRSALPYFQPDLEGHWLAVSGLDQSNQQKYNQCGIAKYWCITTPGAKIDSTIPDGGYAIKSGTSMAAPHATGALALVMERYPYMNNQQALEVLLTTATQLDGTVTSAPTERVGWGVANLKRAMGGPGQLLGAFDANLATGQRDVWSNDISDKALIQRQSEDLAEHSAWQQTLQSKGWQNGIPAGASQQDQTDYAVGMARDAAAAGRVYQGSLIKSGAGHLILTGDNTYRGPTTVNGGLLSVNGSLTSAVTVNDSGTLGGSGRVGALIANSGARVAPGNSIGTLNVAGNVTFAPGSTYAVELSPTASDRIVAGGTASISGATVSLSLENSPTLLSTAEAKSLLGHQYNILQAAGGIQGQFGAVVPDYLFIGGSLAYSGNGITLNVERNATSFASVGQTPNQRAVAGAVEGLGAGNSVYESLLLSATASDAQQAFQQLSGEIYPALGSVLINDSRQLRDAIGERLHDANTAQSNGWIKALGAWGTTDSRHDTAGYSTSIGGLLAGVDGALDEQTRIGLVTGYSDSSMSMGSGTHSSAKVDSYHLGAYAGHNIDDWRLSTGAAYSWHRADVKRDLQYGDVSAKQKAKVDAATTQVFGEAAYRLNLQPVALEPFANLAYVHVDSEGFTEKGDAAALKSSGDQRDAVLSTLGVRAIKTLNLSGTQKLDVSGHLGWQHSLTDIESEQHLRFANGSAPYSVESSPLVRDAALVGVQASLALSRDVRVNLDYNGQLANREKSHGVGLSLNWRF, from the coding sequence ATGGAAGTACACATCAAGCCGATTTCGGTCGGCACCCTGCTGCTTGTGATTTCAGCAACCCAGGCCCAGGCGCAATACCTCGAATCCGGAAAACCTGGCGATCCGGCCAGTTGGCGCTCCGCCGAATTCCAGCGGGACTGGGGACTGGGCCGGATGCAGGCCGATCAGGCCTACGCCGCCGGTATCACCGGCAAGGGCGTGAAGATCGGCGCGCTGGACTCCGGTTTCTACGCGGCCCATCCCGAGTTCACCAGCGACCGTTATCACCCGGTATCGGCCAGCGGCAGCTATGTCGATGGCTCGCTGTTCACGGTCAACGGCACGCTCAACCCGAACAACGACTCTCACGGCACGCACGTGGTCGGCACCATGGGCGCCGCCCGTGATGGCACCGGGATGCACGGTGTTGCGTTCAATGCGCAGATCTACGTTGGCAACACCAACAAGAACGACAGTTTCCTGTTCGGCCCCAATCCCGACCCGCGCTACTTCAAAGCGGCGTACGACGCCCTGGCTGATGCCGGCGTGCGGGCCATCAACAACAGCTGGGGCAGCCAGCCGCCAGATGTCAGCTATCGAACTCTGGCGGACCTGCACGCCGCCTACGCCCAGCACTGGAACAAAGGCACCTGGCTCGATGCCGCTGCCTACGTTTCGCGCCGTGGTGTGATCAACGTGTTCAGCGCCGGTAACAGCGGCTACCCCAACGCCAGCGTGCGTTCGGCGCTGCCGTACTTCCAGCCGGATCTGGAAGGTCATTGGCTGGCCGTGTCCGGGCTGGATCAGAGCAATCAGCAGAAATACAACCAGTGCGGCATCGCCAAATACTGGTGCATCACCACGCCGGGCGCGAAGATCGACAGCACCATTCCCGACGGCGGTTATGCGATCAAGTCCGGCACCTCGATGGCCGCGCCCCATGCTACCGGCGCCCTGGCGCTGGTGATGGAACGCTATCCGTACATGAACAATCAGCAGGCACTTGAAGTGCTGCTGACCACGGCCACCCAACTCGACGGCACCGTAACGAGCGCACCGACCGAACGGGTCGGCTGGGGCGTCGCCAACCTGAAGCGGGCAATGGGCGGACCGGGGCAATTGCTCGGCGCATTCGACGCGAATCTGGCCACCGGGCAACGCGATGTGTGGAGCAACGACATCTCCGACAAGGCACTGATCCAGCGCCAGAGCGAAGACCTCGCCGAGCACAGCGCGTGGCAACAAACCCTGCAAAGCAAAGGCTGGCAGAACGGAATTCCGGCCGGCGCGAGCCAACAGGACCAGACCGACTACGCGGTCGGCATGGCCCGTGATGCGGCGGCTGCCGGCCGGGTGTATCAAGGCAGTCTGATCAAGTCTGGCGCCGGGCATTTGATCCTGACCGGCGACAACACCTATCGCGGCCCGACCACGGTCAACGGCGGCCTGCTGAGCGTCAACGGTTCGCTGACCTCCGCCGTTACGGTCAATGACAGCGGCACCCTCGGCGGTTCCGGGCGAGTTGGTGCACTGATCGCCAACAGCGGCGCACGGGTGGCACCGGGCAACTCCATCGGCACCTTGAACGTTGCCGGTAATGTGACCTTCGCGCCGGGCTCGACCTACGCGGTGGAGCTGTCACCGACCGCCAGTGACCGCATCGTCGCCGGCGGTACGGCGTCCATCAGCGGTGCCACCGTCAGCCTGTCACTGGAAAACAGCCCGACCTTGCTCAGCACCGCTGAAGCGAAAAGCCTGCTCGGTCATCAGTACAACATTCTGCAAGCGGCCGGTGGCATCCAGGGGCAGTTCGGCGCCGTGGTGCCGGATTACCTGTTCATCGGCGGCAGTCTCGCGTACAGCGGCAACGGCATCACGCTGAATGTCGAACGCAACGCAACGTCCTTTGCCAGCGTCGGCCAGACGCCGAACCAGCGGGCCGTGGCCGGCGCCGTCGAAGGCCTGGGTGCCGGTAACTCGGTGTATGAAAGCCTGTTGCTGTCGGCCACTGCCAGCGATGCGCAGCAAGCCTTCCAGCAACTGAGCGGGGAAATCTACCCGGCCCTCGGTTCAGTGCTGATCAACGATAGCCGCCAGTTGCGCGACGCCATCGGCGAACGCCTGCACGATGCGAACACCGCGCAAAGCAACGGCTGGATCAAGGCCCTCGGCGCCTGGGGTACCACCGATTCGCGACACGACACCGCTGGTTACAGCACATCGATTGGCGGCCTGCTGGCAGGTGTCGACGGCGCGCTGGACGAGCAGACCCGCATCGGTCTGGTCACCGGTTACAGCGACAGTTCGATGAGCATGGGTTCCGGCACGCATTCCTCGGCCAAGGTCGACAGCTACCATCTCGGCGCCTACGCAGGGCACAACATCGACGACTGGCGCCTGAGCACCGGCGCGGCCTACAGCTGGCATCGCGCCGACGTCAAACGTGATCTGCAATACGGCGACGTCAGCGCCAAACAGAAAGCCAAGGTCGATGCCGCCACCACTCAGGTGTTCGGTGAAGCGGCTTATCGACTGAATCTGCAACCAGTGGCCCTGGAGCCGTTCGCCAACTTGGCCTACGTGCATGTGGACAGCGAAGGTTTCACCGAGAAGGGCGACGCCGCAGCGTTGAAAAGCAGTGGCGACCAGCGTGACGCGGTGCTCAGCACCCTCGGCGTCAGGGCGATCAAGACGCTCAACCTGTCGGGCACGCAAAAACTTGATGTCAGCGGCCATCTCGGCTGGCAGCACAGCCTCACCGACATCGAGTCGGAACAGCATTTGCGCTTCGCCAACGGCAGTGCGCCGTACAGCGTCGAAAGTTCGCCACTGGTGCGCGACGCCGCGCTGGTCGGCGTGCAGGCCAGCCTCGCGCTGAGCCGCGACGTACGGGTGAACCTTGATTACAACGGACAACTGGCCAACCGTGAGAAGAGTCACGGCGTTGGCCTGAGCCTGAACTGGCGGTTCTGA
- a CDS encoding HlyD family type I secretion periplasmic adaptor subunit produces MSSASMNTQNEATMEHAYITERPERDAKFFARMGWILALAGAGSFFAWAALAPLDQGIPVQGTVVVSGKRKAVQSMSSGVVSRILVREGEIVKQGQPLFRLDQTQVAADVQSLQAQYRMAWASLARWQAERDNLKQVTFPAELSDNADPRLALVLEGQRQLFSSRREAYSREQAALRASIEGATSQLAGMRRARTDLNAQADSLQQQLSNLQPLADNGYIPRNRLMEYQRQLSQVQQQLAENTGESGRVEQGILESRLKLQQHGEEYQKEVRTQLADAQLKSVTLSEQLTSAGFDLQHSEIVATSDGVAVNLGVHTEGAVVRQGETLLEIVPQGTRLEVEGHLPINLIDKVGTHLPVDILFTAFNQSKTPRVPGEVSLISADQMVDEKTGVPYYVLRSSVSDQAMEKLNGLVIKPGMPAEMFVRTGERSLLNYLFKPLLDRAGSALTEE; encoded by the coding sequence ATGAGCAGCGCGAGCATGAACACGCAAAACGAAGCAACGATGGAACACGCGTACATCACCGAACGCCCTGAGCGCGACGCTAAATTTTTCGCCCGGATGGGCTGGATTCTGGCGCTGGCCGGCGCTGGCAGTTTCTTCGCCTGGGCCGCATTGGCGCCGCTGGATCAAGGGATTCCGGTGCAAGGCACGGTGGTGGTTTCCGGTAAACGCAAAGCCGTGCAGTCGATGAGCAGCGGCGTGGTCAGCAGGATTCTGGTGCGCGAAGGCGAGATCGTAAAACAGGGTCAGCCGTTGTTCCGTCTCGATCAGACCCAGGTCGCCGCCGATGTGCAATCGCTGCAAGCCCAGTACCGCATGGCCTGGGCCAGCCTGGCGCGCTGGCAGGCCGAGCGTGACAACCTCAAACAGGTGACGTTTCCGGCAGAACTGAGCGACAACGCGGACCCGCGCCTGGCTCTGGTGCTGGAGGGTCAGCGCCAACTCTTCAGCAGTCGCCGTGAAGCCTATTCCCGCGAGCAAGCCGCACTGCGCGCCAGCATCGAAGGCGCCACTTCGCAACTGGCCGGCATGCGCCGCGCCCGTACCGATCTCAATGCCCAGGCCGACTCCCTGCAACAGCAGTTGAGCAATCTGCAACCGCTGGCGGACAACGGCTACATTCCGCGCAACCGCTTGATGGAATATCAGCGTCAGCTGTCGCAAGTACAGCAGCAACTGGCTGAGAACACCGGCGAAAGCGGTCGTGTAGAGCAAGGCATTCTTGAATCGCGCCTGAAACTGCAACAGCACGGCGAGGAATACCAGAAAGAAGTCCGCACCCAGCTGGCCGATGCGCAGCTGAAAAGCGTCACCCTGTCCGAGCAACTGACCTCCGCCGGTTTCGATCTGCAACACAGCGAGATCGTGGCGACGTCGGACGGCGTCGCCGTCAACCTCGGCGTGCACACCGAAGGCGCCGTGGTCCGTCAGGGCGAAACCCTGCTGGAAATCGTGCCGCAAGGTACACGCCTGGAAGTGGAAGGGCACCTGCCGATCAACCTGATCGACAAGGTCGGCACGCACCTGCCGGTAGACATCCTTTTCACCGCGTTCAACCAGAGCAAAACGCCGCGCGTTCCCGGCGAAGTCAGCCTGATTTCCGCTGACCAGATGGTCGATGAGAAAACCGGCGTGCCGTATTACGTGCTGCGCAGCAGCGTCAGCGATCAGGCCATGGAGAAGCTCAACGGCTTGGTGATCAAGCCCGGCATGCCGGCAGAAATGTTCGTGCGCACTGGCGAACGTTCACTCCTCAACTACCTGTTCAAACCGCTGCTCGACCGAGCCGGCTCCGCGTTGACTGAAGAATAA